A DNA window from Anastrepha obliqua isolate idAnaObli1 chromosome 5, idAnaObli1_1.0, whole genome shotgun sequence contains the following coding sequences:
- the LOC129249171 gene encoding uncharacterized protein LOC129249171 gives MSDPRNESLRQPTNRDSPTRRDKPQTLSGIEATKALNLQRTASGATDTNMTETQSDMQQAELAANLARNRVRSHTVGSRGIDDSGGSGGSTDTRDVRKHSCDGVVSIGTASRTGSGSGNGGSGSSSGIGGGAAGGHFGSGSGIDEFAGTDNTRRRESLNCEDTSPCSHSFNKAIFGRTAHSRTGVGGGMTRKCVLTLDGYSYVIAYAYKSDRK, from the coding sequence ATGAGCGATCCGCGGAACGAGTCCTTACGACAACCAACAAATCGCGATTCACCAACGCGCCGTGACAAACCGCAAACGCTCAGTGGCATTGAAGCCACCAAAGCGCTCAATCTGCAAAGAACTGCATCCGGTGCAACAGACACAAATATGACGGAAACACAAAGTGACATGCAGCAAGCGGAATTAGCAGCGAATTTGGCGCGAAATCGGGTGCGCTCGCATACAGTCGGTAGTCGCGGCATCGACGACAGTGGCGGAAGTGGTGGTTCAACGGATACGCGTGACGTACGCAAGCATTCGTGTGATGGTGTGGTTAGCATTGGCACTGCCAGTAGAACTGGCAGTGGAAGTGGCAACGGCGGCAGCGGCAGCAGTAGTGGTATTGGCGGTGGAGCAGCGGGCGGCCATTTTGGCAGTGGCAGCGGCATAGATGAATTTGCTGGTACAGATAATACGCGACGACGCGAAAGTCTCAACTGCGAGGACACGAGTCCATGCAGTCACAGCTTCAATAAGGCCATTTTTGGACGCACAGCACACAGTCGCACCGGTGTTGGTGGAGGCATGACAAGGAAATGTGTGCTGACACTGGATGGCTACTCTTATGTTATAG